In Sphingobacterium sp. lm-10, one DNA window encodes the following:
- a CDS encoding BCCT family transporter, with product MKKLKSGLRTSMDLGVTIPSLIFILGVCLFSAFLPEATEAALTTIKEFVFINLNWVYVWAITIFVLFLGFLTLSKYGNIKLGPNDSQPEHSFFSWVAMLFAAGMGIGLMYFSVAEPMTHYTSDAFSESDYQIRAKNAQLYTFFHYGIHAWAIYGLVGLALAYFAFRYKLPLSLRSCLYPLLKDKMTGKWGTMIDVFALCSTFFGITTTLGFGVVQINSGLEKLGILPETSFFYQALLVSLMVSLSIISAISGVDKGIKLLSNINIIAAIILMVFVLSFGPTNYLIGAFTDGIGNYVNNFFALTFDTHIYDEQTLPWFYNWTILYWAWWISWAPFVGLFIAKISRGRTIREFIAAVLLLPTFFIFIWMTVFGNSAIWTDVHIADGALGALVSDPDSMMFEFLNYLPLSELSSALAIIIVIIFFVTSADSGILVMNTISTKNAKYSPKWQTIFWGVLLALLALMLLNAGGLQSLQIMTLITALPFSIIMVLFTVSLMKALVIDQNYYDSKFSVSTIPWSGEFWKDRLKKMVNFNSQSAIKEYLDTHVEPAFGELKAEFEANGIVATIRQYDNPPKVEITIAHDAVDDFVYGVKCHRKLVAEYFMQESNLPDVENAKTYYPKTYFGDGRDGYDVKYFTKNELISDVLKHYDRFLEIVSKEDNELFLSNGEED from the coding sequence ATGAAAAAATTAAAGAGCGGCCTGAGAACCTCCATGGATCTTGGCGTTACCATTCCAAGTCTGATTTTTATTTTAGGTGTATGCCTGTTTTCGGCATTCCTTCCCGAGGCTACAGAAGCGGCATTAACGACGATTAAGGAATTTGTTTTTATCAATCTGAATTGGGTGTACGTATGGGCCATCACCATTTTTGTGTTATTTCTCGGTTTTTTAACTTTAAGCAAATACGGCAATATCAAGCTTGGTCCTAACGATAGTCAACCAGAGCATTCTTTCTTCTCCTGGGTCGCTATGCTTTTTGCAGCAGGAATGGGGATTGGATTGATGTATTTTAGTGTGGCAGAACCGATGACGCATTATACCAGCGATGCGTTTTCGGAATCCGACTATCAGATACGAGCCAAGAATGCACAGTTATATACTTTTTTCCACTATGGGATACATGCTTGGGCGATCTATGGATTGGTCGGTTTAGCCCTGGCCTACTTTGCGTTTCGTTATAAGTTGCCGTTATCGCTAAGAAGTTGTCTATATCCGTTGTTAAAAGATAAGATGACAGGGAAATGGGGTACCATGATCGATGTATTTGCCTTGTGCAGTACCTTTTTTGGTATCACGACAACGTTGGGATTTGGAGTGGTTCAGATTAACTCTGGTTTGGAAAAGCTGGGCATACTTCCCGAAACGAGCTTCTTCTACCAGGCGTTGCTGGTCTCTCTTATGGTCTCCTTGTCGATTATCTCTGCCATATCTGGAGTAGATAAAGGCATTAAACTACTCAGTAATATCAATATCATCGCCGCGATCATACTGATGGTTTTTGTGCTGTCATTTGGCCCTACCAATTATCTTATTGGCGCTTTTACAGATGGTATCGGTAATTACGTGAACAATTTTTTCGCGTTAACGTTTGACACGCATATCTACGATGAGCAAACGCTCCCTTGGTTCTATAATTGGACGATTCTGTATTGGGCATGGTGGATTTCCTGGGCTCCTTTTGTGGGTTTATTTATTGCTAAGATATCCCGTGGGCGTACGATCCGAGAATTTATAGCAGCCGTACTCTTATTGCCTACTTTTTTCATATTTATCTGGATGACGGTATTTGGAAATAGTGCGATCTGGACGGATGTGCACATTGCCGATGGCGCCTTGGGTGCCTTAGTATCCGATCCCGACTCCATGATGTTTGAATTTCTGAATTACCTGCCGCTCTCTGAATTATCAAGTGCGTTAGCCATTATTATAGTTATTATCTTCTTTGTGACTTCTGCCGACTCCGGTATTTTGGTGATGAATACCATCTCCACAAAAAATGCAAAATACTCTCCAAAATGGCAGACCATATTTTGGGGCGTCTTATTAGCACTATTAGCGTTGATGTTATTGAATGCTGGGGGGTTACAGTCTTTACAAATCATGACGTTGATTACCGCCTTACCATTCTCGATCATCATGGTGTTATTTACCGTTTCGCTGATGAAAGCGTTGGTAATCGACCAAAACTATTATGATAGTAAATTCTCCGTAAGCACCATACCTTGGTCGGGAGAGTTTTGGAAAGATCGGCTGAAAAAGATGGTCAATTTCAACAGCCAATCGGCCATTAAGGAGTATCTAGATACGCATGTAGAGCCCGCTTTCGGCGAATTAAAGGCCGAGTTTGAGGCCAATGGAATAGTGGCAACTATTCGCCAATATGATAACCCGCCTAAGGTCGAGATTACTATTGCACACGATGCGGTGGATGATTTCGTATATGGCGTAAAATGCCACCGGAAGTTAGTAGCGGAATATTTTATGCAGGAAAGCAACCTGCCGGACGTAGAAAATGCCAAGACCTATTATCCTAAAACCTATTTTGGAGATGGTCGAGATGGTTACGATGTGAAGTATTTTACCAAAAATGAACTCATCAGCGATGTATTAAAGCATTACGATCGCTTTCTGGAAATCGTGTCTAAAGAGGATAATGAACTCTTTCTAAGTAATGGTGAAGAGGATTAA